A DNA window from Hevea brasiliensis isolate MT/VB/25A 57/8 chromosome 2, ASM3005281v1, whole genome shotgun sequence contains the following coding sequences:
- the LOC110635553 gene encoding NAC transcription factor 29-like, with protein MEVTQPKSNASVTATRQPRTDPINDNNRKNFIDVDYFNSFPPGYRFRPLDGELVVHYLKNKIANQPLPPNKIMEVKLYEYNPEKLAEEYWQCGEKEWYFFTPRDKKYPNGSRPKRDAGGGYWRATGADKAVKYKGAVVGYRKALVFYLGKPPNATKTNWIMHEYRVSDAPPRIKTSADDMRLDNWILCKIYKKDAKDNNLRSRLSNEEQSAELDDQTADVVGDVDKNSDPPAYTNSLNDNKQIVSIPIQENPSAFYENPPYVPINNYDHHQAMLEAAKYQRAMFAAANYGSYRTYATGMTSPMPEPVQIYPPEDIQIQPTEDIVSKYLNENSCEFELSPDDWDIISNCLL; from the exons ATGGAGGTGACACAGCCGAAGTCCAATGCTTCTGTTACCGCTACTCGTCAACCTCGAACAGACCCCATCAATGACAACAACAGAAAGAACTTCATTGATGTTGATTATTTTAATTCTTTTCCACCCGGGTATAGGTTTCGCCCTTTGGACGGAGAGCTTGTCGTTCATTACTTGAAAAACAAGATAGCCAATCAACCCTTGCCTCCAAACAAGATCATGGAGGTTAAACTTTATGAGTACAATCCCGAGAAGCTTGCAG AGGAGTATTGGCAATGTGGGGAGAAAGAATGGTACTTTTTTACACCAAGGGACAAGAAATATCCAAACGGAAGTAGACCAAAGCGAGATGCCGGTGGTGGATACTGGAGGGCAACTGGAGCGGATAAAGCTGTCAAATATAAGGGTGCTGTGGTTGGATATAGGAAGGCACTTGTTTTCTACTTGGGCAAGCCTCCAAATGCTACAAAGACTAACTGGATTATGCATGAATATAGAGTCAGTGATGCTCCTCCGAGAATCAAAACAAGTGCAGATGACATGAgg TTGGATAATTGGATTTTATGCAAGATATATAAGAAAGATGCGAAAGACAACAATTTGAGAAGTCGACTTTCAAATGAGGAACAATCTGCAGAGTTAGATGATCAAACTGCTGATGTTGTTGGGGATGTTGACAAAAATAGCGATCCTCCAGCCTACACAAACTCCCTTAATGACAATAAGCAAATTGTTTCAATCCCAATCCAAGAGAATCCAAGTGCATTTTATGAAAATCCTCCTTATGTTCCAATCAACAATTATGATCATCACCAAGCAATGTTAGAAGCTGCCAAGTATCAACGAGCAATGTTTGCAGCTGCCAACTATGGATCTTATCGAACTTATGCTACTGGTATGACATCACCAATGCCTGAACCTGTTCAGATATATCCCCCAGAGGACATCCAGATACAACCCACAGAGGACATCGTATCTAAATATCTGAATGAGAATTCTTGTGAGTTCGAGCTATCACCGGATGATTGGGATATTATTTCCAATTGTCTACTATAG